Proteins from a single region of Gemmatirosa kalamazoonensis:
- a CDS encoding haloacid dehalogenase-like hydrolase has protein sequence MRKRYLFVSDFDQTLSFDDSGHTLSRMLGIDGFDAKVAGLSRLNLVQEGAELTYLLRHDPEYRRVRRADLSAAGAAIRLKANIALLAECLASGIEGFHFDFYVVSAAPEEVVHAALRDLVPPDHIVATRFGYDAVSGEIESVERVAAGYGKVTAVEELRLALNIPTDRVVYVGDGSSDLHVMLHVNRGDGLTIAASEARHIAQIARRTVVSDDALSVLVPVLEELAGYPRAQIRRLLERHGVTIQEWGRVRTDWLTFRDGAEPPPTELSA, from the coding sequence ATGCGCAAGCGCTATCTCTTCGTCAGCGATTTCGATCAGACGCTCAGCTTCGACGACTCGGGGCACACGCTGAGCCGGATGCTCGGCATCGACGGCTTCGACGCGAAGGTCGCCGGGCTGTCGCGGCTAAACCTCGTGCAGGAGGGTGCGGAGCTGACGTACCTGCTGCGCCACGATCCGGAGTACCGACGCGTGCGACGCGCCGACCTCTCCGCCGCCGGCGCGGCGATCCGGCTGAAGGCCAACATCGCGCTGCTCGCCGAGTGTCTCGCGTCGGGGATCGAGGGCTTCCACTTCGACTTCTACGTCGTGTCCGCCGCGCCGGAAGAGGTCGTGCACGCCGCGCTGCGCGACCTCGTGCCGCCCGACCACATCGTCGCCACGCGCTTCGGCTACGACGCGGTGTCGGGGGAGATCGAGTCCGTCGAGCGCGTGGCCGCCGGCTATGGCAAGGTGACCGCGGTGGAGGAATTGCGCCTCGCGCTCAACATCCCGACCGACCGTGTGGTGTACGTCGGCGACGGCTCGTCGGATCTGCACGTGATGCTGCACGTCAACCGTGGCGATGGCCTCACGATTGCCGCCTCCGAGGCGCGGCACATCGCGCAGATCGCGCGGCGCACGGTGGTGAGCGACGACGCGCTGAGTGTGCTCGTGCCGGTCCTCGAGGAGCTGGCCGGCTATCCGCGCGCCCAGATCCGCCGGCTGCTCGAGCGGCACGGCGTGACGATCCAGGAGTGGGGCCGCGTGCGCACGGACTGGCTCACGTTCCGCGACGGCGCCGAGCCGCCGCCGACCGAGCTCTCCGCATGA
- a CDS encoding serine/threonine-protein kinase produces MESPPAPPLDHSPLAPGAPFAERYAIEREIGRGGMATVYLAEERKHGRQVAIKVLRPDLTASVGAERFLREIGIVARLTHPHVVPLIDSGEERDPRGASLLYYVSPYVTGGSLRDRLVREGALPVADALRIAADIGTALDFAHRAGFVHRDVKPENILFADGHALLADFGVARARTACDEDGARAPNANAITDVGFTLGTPEYMSPEQASGERDVGVASDVYSLACVVYEMLAGEPPFRGPNARATMARHVTAPPPSVRTARPDAPGGIDEALAKALSKAPEQRHPSAADFIAALQAGAAAGAATRRALVATRTVAVLPFVNASPDPENEYLSDGITDELIDALAKLDGLRVASRTSVFALKGKPLDVRAIGALLGASAVLEGSVRKAGSRLRVTVQLTSTDDGRLLWSRRYDRDADDVFAVQDEIAQTIVTTLRATWLADLEDPRRKHYTRNLAAYGLYLRGRFALSKRTQEGVAEGIEYFERAIAEDPNYALAYTGLADAYALHVDYRSVPVADGLARANAYARRAIELDDGLAEAHASLAWRLFIYDWDWAGAEREFRRAIELDPGYGPAHQWYATLLVSQRRSEDALIEAHTALELDPGSVSARRSAGWVHCYARRFDQARRHLARAIEMNPTAEETFRVLGLTLAFDGKHEESVMVLRGAQQMPGAGTFTTATLGYALARAGERDEALAVRDALLERHAREYVSPAAISAVHIGLGEYDAALDWAERAHAERRGWLAYLAVNPIFDPMRAMPRFQALLDAMRLPR; encoded by the coding sequence ATGGAATCCCCACCCGCCCCGCCGCTCGATCACTCGCCGCTCGCGCCCGGCGCGCCGTTCGCCGAACGGTACGCGATCGAGCGCGAGATCGGGCGCGGCGGCATGGCCACCGTCTACCTGGCGGAGGAGCGCAAGCACGGGCGCCAGGTCGCGATCAAGGTGCTGCGCCCCGATCTCACCGCGTCGGTGGGGGCCGAGCGGTTCCTGCGCGAGATCGGCATCGTCGCGCGTCTCACGCACCCGCACGTCGTGCCGCTCATCGACTCGGGCGAGGAGCGCGATCCGCGCGGCGCGTCGCTGCTGTACTACGTGTCGCCGTACGTCACTGGGGGCTCGCTGCGCGACCGGCTCGTGCGCGAGGGCGCGCTTCCCGTGGCCGACGCGCTCCGCATCGCGGCGGACATCGGCACCGCGCTCGACTTCGCGCACCGCGCCGGCTTCGTGCACCGCGACGTGAAGCCGGAGAACATCCTGTTCGCCGATGGGCACGCGCTCCTCGCCGACTTCGGCGTCGCGCGCGCGCGCACGGCCTGCGACGAGGACGGGGCCCGCGCGCCTAACGCGAACGCCATCACCGACGTCGGCTTCACGCTCGGCACGCCGGAGTACATGAGCCCCGAGCAGGCGAGCGGCGAGCGCGACGTCGGCGTGGCGAGCGACGTGTACAGCCTCGCGTGCGTCGTCTACGAGATGCTGGCCGGCGAGCCGCCGTTCCGCGGACCGAACGCGCGCGCGACGATGGCGCGCCACGTCACCGCGCCGCCGCCGTCGGTGCGCACCGCGCGCCCGGACGCTCCCGGCGGCATCGACGAGGCGCTCGCGAAGGCGCTGTCGAAGGCCCCCGAGCAGCGCCACCCGAGCGCCGCGGACTTCATCGCCGCGCTGCAGGCCGGCGCCGCCGCCGGAGCCGCCACGCGTCGCGCGCTCGTCGCCACGCGCACCGTCGCCGTGCTCCCGTTCGTGAACGCGAGCCCCGACCCGGAGAACGAGTACCTCAGCGACGGCATCACCGACGAGCTGATCGACGCGCTCGCGAAGCTCGACGGGCTGCGCGTCGCGTCGCGCACGTCGGTGTTCGCGCTCAAGGGCAAGCCGCTCGACGTGCGCGCGATCGGCGCGCTGCTCGGCGCGTCGGCGGTGCTCGAGGGCAGCGTGCGCAAGGCCGGGTCGCGCCTCCGCGTCACCGTGCAGCTCACCTCCACCGACGACGGCCGGCTGCTCTGGTCGCGCCGCTACGACCGCGACGCGGACGACGTCTTCGCGGTGCAGGACGAGATCGCGCAGACGATCGTCACCACGCTGCGCGCGACGTGGCTCGCCGACCTCGAGGATCCGCGGCGGAAGCACTACACGCGCAACCTCGCCGCGTACGGCCTCTACCTGCGCGGCCGCTTCGCGCTCAGCAAGCGCACGCAGGAGGGCGTGGCCGAGGGGATCGAGTACTTCGAGCGCGCGATCGCGGAGGACCCGAACTACGCGCTCGCGTACACCGGCCTCGCCGACGCGTACGCGCTGCACGTCGACTACCGCAGCGTGCCGGTCGCCGACGGCCTCGCCCGCGCGAACGCGTACGCGCGCCGCGCCATCGAGCTCGACGACGGCCTCGCCGAGGCGCACGCGTCGCTCGCCTGGCGGCTGTTCATCTACGACTGGGACTGGGCGGGCGCCGAGCGCGAGTTCCGCCGCGCGATCGAGCTCGACCCGGGCTACGGCCCCGCGCATCAGTGGTACGCGACGCTGCTCGTGTCGCAGCGCCGCAGCGAGGACGCGCTCATCGAGGCGCACACCGCGCTGGAGCTCGACCCAGGCTCGGTCTCGGCGCGGCGCAGCGCGGGGTGGGTGCACTGCTACGCGCGCCGCTTCGACCAGGCCCGGCGGCATCTCGCGCGCGCGATCGAGATGAACCCGACGGCGGAGGAGACGTTCCGCGTGCTCGGGCTCACGCTCGCGTTCGACGGGAAGCACGAGGAGTCGGTGATGGTGCTGCGCGGCGCGCAGCAGATGCCGGGCGCGGGCACGTTCACGACCGCCACGCTCGGCTACGCGCTCGCCCGCGCCGGCGAGCGCGACGAGGCGCTGGCGGTGCGCGACGCGTTGCTCGAGCGACACGCGCGCGAGTACGTCTCCCCCGCGGCCATCTCCGCGGTGCACATCGGCCTCGGCGAGTACGACGCGGCGCTGGACTGGGCCGAGCGCGCGCACGCCGAGCGCCGCGGATGGCTCGCGTACCTCGCGGTAAATCCCATCTTCGACCCGATGCGCGCGATGCCGCGGTTCCAGGCGCTGCTGGACGCGATGCGGCTGCCGCGCTGA
- the egtB gene encoding ergothioneine biosynthesis protein EgtB, producing the protein MTVVDVGPVAAPPAGATLAERYAAVRAQTEALCAPLETEDYVVSTMTDVSPTKWHLAHTSWFFETFVLAPNDDAYVSPNPRYAFLFNSYYVQAGERHCRAKRGIVTRPTVAEVFAYRAHVDAAMHRLLAEVGDDASHPAYGVIELGLHHEQQHQELLVTDIKHVFWMNPLRPAYLPRVPERAAAAPLRWASFDEGVHHVGFAGPGFSFDNETPAHRVLVGAFRLASRCVTNGEWLAFVDDGGYRKPELWLSNGWATVQERRWEAPLYWERTPDGWTEFTLAGTAPLALAEPACHVSYYEADAFARWAGHRLPTEAEWEVAAERVPVDGRFVDARRFHPGPAPSVPNDVGLAQLYGDVWQWTGSAYVAYPGFRPSPGAIGEYNGKFMCDQWVLRGASCATPRSHARRTYRNFFPSDARWQFTGVRLAGEP; encoded by the coding sequence ATGACCGTGGTCGACGTGGGACCGGTCGCCGCCCCACCGGCCGGCGCGACGCTCGCGGAGCGCTACGCCGCCGTGCGCGCGCAGACCGAAGCGCTGTGCGCGCCGCTGGAGACGGAGGACTACGTCGTCAGCACGATGACCGACGTGAGCCCGACGAAGTGGCACCTCGCGCACACGAGCTGGTTCTTCGAGACGTTCGTGCTCGCACCGAACGACGACGCGTACGTCTCGCCGAACCCGCGCTACGCGTTCCTGTTCAACTCGTACTACGTGCAGGCGGGCGAGCGGCACTGTCGCGCGAAACGCGGCATCGTCACCCGCCCCACGGTGGCCGAGGTGTTCGCCTATCGCGCGCACGTCGATGCCGCGATGCACCGCCTACTCGCCGAGGTCGGCGACGACGCGTCGCATCCGGCGTACGGCGTGATCGAGCTCGGGCTGCACCACGAGCAGCAGCATCAGGAGCTGCTCGTCACCGACATCAAGCACGTCTTCTGGATGAACCCCTTGCGCCCCGCGTATCTCCCGCGGGTGCCGGAGCGCGCCGCGGCGGCGCCGCTCCGTTGGGCATCGTTCGACGAGGGCGTGCACCACGTCGGCTTCGCCGGGCCCGGCTTCTCGTTCGACAACGAGACGCCCGCGCACCGCGTGCTCGTCGGCGCGTTCCGTCTCGCGTCGCGATGCGTGACGAACGGCGAGTGGCTCGCGTTCGTCGACGACGGTGGCTACCGCAAGCCCGAGCTGTGGCTGTCGAACGGGTGGGCCACGGTGCAGGAGCGCCGCTGGGAGGCGCCGCTGTACTGGGAGCGCACGCCCGACGGCTGGACCGAGTTCACGCTCGCCGGCACCGCGCCGCTCGCCCTCGCGGAGCCGGCGTGCCACGTGAGCTACTACGAGGCGGACGCGTTCGCGCGGTGGGCGGGCCATCGCCTGCCGACGGAGGCGGAGTGGGAGGTCGCGGCCGAGCGCGTGCCGGTCGACGGCCGCTTCGTCGACGCGCGCCGCTTCCATCCCGGGCCGGCGCCGAGCGTGCCTAACGACGTCGGGCTCGCGCAGCTCTACGGCGACGTGTGGCAGTGGACGGGGAGCGCGTACGTGGCGTACCCGGGGTTCCGACCGTCGCCCGGCGCGATCGGCGAGTACAACGGCAAGTTCATGTGCGACCAGTGGGTGCTGCGCGGCGCGTCGTGCGCCACGCCGCGGTCGCACGCGCGGCGCACGTACCGCAACTTCTTCCCGTCGGACGCGCGGTGGCAGTTCACCGGCGTGCGACTCGCGGGGGAGCCGTGA
- a CDS encoding VOC family protein has translation MITGTHALIYTPQADAVRAFFRDVLGLSHVDAGQGWLIFTLPPAELGIHPEEDGGHGTHELYFMCDDVDATVRELTAKGVEFTRPITDQGWGRVTALRLPGGMELGIYEPRHPTALPDTDMA, from the coding sequence ATGATCACCGGCACGCACGCTCTCATCTACACGCCGCAGGCCGACGCCGTGCGCGCGTTCTTCCGCGACGTCCTCGGCCTGTCGCACGTCGACGCCGGCCAGGGATGGCTCATCTTCACGCTGCCGCCGGCGGAGCTGGGCATCCATCCCGAGGAGGACGGCGGCCACGGCACGCACGAGCTCTACTTCATGTGCGACGACGTCGACGCGACCGTGCGCGAGCTGACCGCGAAGGGCGTGGAGTTCACGCGGCCGATCACGGATCAGGGATGGGGGCGCGTCACCGCGCTGCGGCTTCCGGGCGGGATGGAGCTCGGGATCTACGAGCCGCGCCATCCGACGGCGCTGCCGGATACCGACATGGCGTGA
- the egtD gene encoding L-histidine N(alpha)-methyltransferase codes for MTAPLARPLGDDPVLVEILAGLRGSPKTLPPKLFYDAAGAELFERICELDEYYLTRTELTILRRHVGEIAALAGPRAALVEYGSGAGVKVRLLLDAMEDPAAYVPIDISREQLARVASELAAEYRTVPILPVCADYTAPVVIPDLPQRARRVAFFPGSTIGNFHPPEATAFLRRVRRTLGRDGLLILGVDRRKDAATLHAAYDDAQGVTAAFNRNMLARLNREYGADFDLARFRHRAVWNDEASRVEMHLVSTADQCVHVAGQTFHFARGETLWTESSYKYDRQRLDALASGAGFSVARLWTDEGERFWVAALEVRPDV; via the coding sequence GTGACCGCGCCGCTCGCCCGTCCACTCGGCGACGACCCGGTGCTCGTCGAGATCCTCGCCGGCCTGCGCGGCTCGCCGAAGACGCTCCCACCGAAGCTGTTCTACGATGCCGCGGGCGCGGAGCTGTTCGAGCGGATCTGCGAGCTGGACGAGTACTACCTCACGCGCACCGAGCTCACGATCCTGCGCCGCCACGTCGGCGAGATCGCGGCGCTCGCGGGACCGCGCGCGGCGCTCGTCGAGTACGGCAGCGGCGCCGGCGTGAAAGTGCGTCTGCTGCTCGACGCGATGGAGGATCCCGCAGCCTACGTGCCGATCGACATCTCGCGCGAGCAGCTCGCGCGCGTCGCCAGCGAGCTCGCGGCCGAGTACCGGACCGTGCCGATCCTGCCGGTGTGCGCCGACTACACGGCGCCGGTCGTCATCCCCGACCTGCCGCAGCGCGCGCGGCGCGTCGCGTTCTTTCCCGGCTCCACGATCGGCAACTTCCACCCGCCGGAAGCGACGGCGTTCCTCCGCCGCGTGCGCCGCACGCTCGGCCGCGACGGGCTGCTGATCCTCGGCGTCGACCGTCGCAAGGACGCCGCGACGCTGCATGCTGCGTATGACGACGCGCAGGGCGTCACCGCGGCGTTCAACCGCAACATGCTCGCACGGCTGAACCGCGAGTACGGCGCCGACTTCGATCTCGCGCGCTTCCGCCACCGCGCGGTGTGGAACGACGAGGCGAGCCGCGTGGAAATGCACCTCGTGAGCACGGCCGACCAGTGCGTGCACGTCGCGGGGCAGACGTTCCACTTCGCGCGCGGCGAGACGCTGTGGACGGAGAGCTCGTACAAGTACGATCGACAGCGGCTGGACGCGCTGGCGTCGGGCGCGGGGTTCTCGGTCGCGCGGCTGTGGACGGATGAGGGAGAGCGGTTCTGGGTCGCGGCGCTGGAGGTGCGGCCCGACGTCTGA
- a CDS encoding serine hydrolase, whose amino-acid sequence MRLHRLAFLLALPFTAAAQRPDPLHGFDAYAEQARKEWRVPGMAVVVVKDDSVVFMKGFGVRELGKPDSVGVHTRFGNMSTTKAFTAMLVAMLADSGLLRFDDPVAAYVPDLRLADPYVTRELTVRDLLTHRLGFPDPYYLWDNTTLGFDEIVRRLRLVPVASSFRSRFAYNNVGYGLAGTIAGRAGGTTWQTLLRRRILGPLGMTETAVDGAELAASGVTDVTAPHGIVRDTVRVLPASAAVIDPVAPAGSMFSTASDMGRWLRFLLDSARVNGRRLVSAERFAELFTAQQIVPPEEFYPTMRLTRPHVAAYGMGWFLEDYRGEFVAFHTGSIEGRSAIVGLIPDRRLGVAVFTNLDHAEVRHALMYTVFDRYLPAQARPHDWSAELRTLYRAIADSATQRRRDRDAKRVTGTRPSLPLDRYAGTYADSLFGIATVTRDGDHLTLQVGTQTGTLEHWQYDVFRVHWRDPFLGTDDVAFALDPDGVVGALRFVDAPNRYQRSR is encoded by the coding sequence ATGCGACTGCACCGGCTCGCGTTTCTACTCGCGCTCCCGTTCACCGCCGCCGCTCAACGTCCGGATCCCCTGCACGGCTTCGACGCCTACGCCGAGCAGGCGCGCAAGGAGTGGCGCGTGCCGGGCATGGCGGTCGTCGTCGTGAAGGACGACAGCGTGGTGTTCATGAAGGGCTTCGGCGTGCGCGAGCTCGGGAAGCCCGACTCCGTCGGCGTGCACACGCGCTTCGGCAACATGTCGACGACGAAGGCGTTCACCGCGATGCTCGTCGCGATGCTCGCCGACAGCGGCCTGCTGCGGTTCGACGACCCGGTCGCCGCGTACGTGCCCGATCTCCGGCTCGCCGACCCGTACGTGACGCGCGAGCTCACCGTGCGCGACCTGCTCACGCATCGACTCGGCTTCCCGGATCCGTACTACCTCTGGGACAACACCACGCTCGGCTTCGACGAGATCGTGCGCCGACTGCGGCTGGTGCCCGTCGCGTCGAGCTTCCGATCGCGCTTCGCGTACAACAACGTCGGCTATGGGCTCGCCGGCACCATCGCGGGGCGCGCGGGGGGGACCACGTGGCAGACGCTGCTCCGTCGGCGGATCCTCGGCCCGTTAGGCATGACCGAGACCGCCGTCGATGGCGCGGAGCTCGCCGCGTCCGGCGTGACCGACGTGACGGCGCCGCACGGGATCGTGCGCGACACGGTGCGCGTGCTCCCCGCCTCCGCGGCGGTCATCGACCCCGTGGCACCGGCGGGATCGATGTTCTCGACGGCGTCGGACATGGGGCGCTGGCTTCGCTTCCTGCTCGACTCGGCACGCGTGAACGGCCGCCGCCTCGTGAGCGCCGAGAGGTTCGCGGAGCTGTTCACGGCGCAGCAGATCGTCCCACCCGAGGAGTTCTATCCCACGATGCGCCTCACGCGGCCGCACGTCGCCGCGTACGGCATGGGATGGTTCCTCGAGGACTACCGCGGCGAGTTCGTCGCGTTCCACACCGGCAGCATCGAGGGACGCTCGGCGATCGTGGGGCTCATCCCCGACCGGCGGCTCGGCGTCGCGGTGTTCACGAACCTCGACCACGCCGAGGTGCGCCACGCGCTCATGTACACCGTGTTCGACCGCTACCTGCCGGCGCAGGCGCGGCCGCACGACTGGAGCGCGGAGCTGCGCACGCTCTACCGCGCGATCGCCGACAGCGCGACGCAGCGGCGACGCGACCGCGACGCGAAGCGCGTGACCGGCACGCGTCCGTCGCTCCCGCTCGATCGCTACGCGGGCACCTATGCCGACAGCCTGTTCGGCATCGCCACCGTGACGCGCGACGGCGACCACCTGACCCTGCAGGTCGGCACGCAGACCGGCACGCTGGAGCACTGGCAGTACGACGTGTTCCGCGTGCACTGGCGCGACCCGTTCCTCGGCACCGACGACGTCGCGTTCGCGCTCGATCCGGACGGAGTGGTCGGGGCGCTGCGGTTCGTGGACGCGCCTAACCGATATCAGAGAAGTCGATGA
- a CDS encoding SemiSWEET family sugar transporter — MTGGPSARPPLLGTVAGVLTVASFVPQVVRAWRTRRTRDLSLGTFALLITSGTLWMIYGALAADWPVVATNGGMVALNAALAAAKIRYR; from the coding sequence ATGACGGGCGGCCCCTCGGCGCGCCCGCCGCTGCTCGGCACGGTGGCGGGCGTGCTGACCGTCGCGTCGTTCGTGCCGCAGGTCGTGCGCGCGTGGCGTACGAGGCGCACGCGCGACCTGTCGCTCGGCACGTTCGCGCTGCTCATCACCTCGGGCACCCTGTGGATGATCTACGGCGCGCTCGCCGCTGACTGGCCGGTGGTGGCGACGAACGGCGGCATGGTGGCGCTGAACGCGGCGCTCGCGGCGGCGAAGATCCGCTACCGTTAG